The following proteins come from a genomic window of Corynebacterium falsenii:
- a CDS encoding mechanosensitive ion channel family protein, whose product MKGEEIIRAVTWHDALEGLKVFVIGLAIAAVVWFLVGLFLKARHRGESSRRVLGKLVFWIGAIIALLAALTVIFPSINPVDVLGGLGVVSIAAGIAFQTVLGNMFAGIVILSRDQFRVGDQVKVEDNGGTITAIHLSSTTIRRFDGQLVIVPNTVMHSSQIIVQTGFETTRATVPVAISTSADLERARTVAEETMRGLDLVLNDPQPRGLYTTVGVEDVTLELIFWSGSTRLEAREATDAVITAVMQAFAREEIPLSTSPFSDLLSRSSEPAKTARTQANGEAPPPSKIAGAKKPKRR is encoded by the coding sequence ATGAAGGGTGAGGAAATTATCAGGGCCGTGACCTGGCACGATGCCTTGGAAGGCTTGAAAGTATTCGTCATCGGACTGGCCATCGCCGCCGTCGTGTGGTTCCTCGTGGGCCTGTTCCTCAAGGCGCGGCACCGCGGCGAAAGCTCCCGGCGCGTCCTGGGCAAGCTCGTGTTCTGGATCGGCGCGATCATCGCGTTGCTCGCCGCCCTCACCGTCATCTTCCCCTCCATCAACCCCGTGGACGTCCTCGGTGGCCTGGGCGTTGTCTCCATCGCCGCCGGTATTGCCTTCCAAACGGTGCTGGGCAACATGTTCGCCGGCATCGTCATCCTCAGCCGCGATCAGTTCCGCGTGGGCGACCAGGTCAAAGTTGAGGACAACGGTGGCACCATTACCGCTATCCATTTGTCGTCGACGACCATACGCCGCTTTGACGGTCAGCTGGTGATCGTGCCGAATACCGTGATGCACTCCAGCCAGATCATCGTGCAGACCGGGTTCGAGACCACGCGCGCGACCGTCCCGGTGGCGATCTCCACGTCGGCCGATCTGGAACGCGCCCGCACCGTAGCCGAAGAAACCATGCGCGGGCTCGACCTAGTCCTTAACGACCCGCAGCCGCGCGGCCTCTACACCACCGTGGGCGTGGAAGACGTGACTCTCGAGCTCATCTTCTGGTCCGGTTCCACCCGCCTGGAAGCCCGCGAGGCCACCGATGCGGTCATCACCGCCGTGATGCAGGCCTTCGCTCGGGAGGAAATTCCGCTGTCCACCAGCCCATTCTCCGACCTGCTCAGTAGGTCGTCCGAGCCCGCGAAAACCGCCCGCACCCAGGCCAATGGCGAAGCCCCGCCGCCGAGCAAGATCGCGGGCGCGAAGAAGCCGAAGCGCCGCTAG
- a CDS encoding (deoxy)nucleoside triphosphate pyrophosphohydrolase, translating to MKRINVVGAVLLRDGKILAAQRGTDMSLGGLWEFPGGKIEKGETPEEALARELEEELHITAQIGDKIETTEHEYDFGIVILTTFYASLDSGEPELTEHAQVRWCTPEELETLEWAPADVPTVKKIVNEQI from the coding sequence ATGAAGAGAATTAATGTTGTTGGTGCGGTCCTCCTTCGAGATGGGAAGATCCTGGCAGCTCAACGAGGCACAGATATGTCTCTGGGCGGCTTGTGGGAGTTTCCCGGTGGAAAGATCGAAAAGGGCGAAACTCCCGAGGAAGCACTGGCCCGGGAACTCGAAGAAGAGTTACACATCACGGCACAAATCGGTGACAAGATCGAAACTACTGAACACGAATACGACTTCGGTATCGTAATCCTGACCACGTTCTATGCCAGCCTCGATTCAGGAGAACCGGAACTCACCGAGCATGCGCAAGTCCGTTGGTGCACTCCCGAGGAGCTTGAGACGCTCGAGTGGGCTCCAGCTGACGTACCGACTGTGAAGAAAATCGTCAACGAGCAGATCTAA
- a CDS encoding NAD-dependent deacylase, producing MSHHTEQADQNPHRRLPSDLREAIRAARCVNFFTGAGMSADSGLDTFRDAQTGIWSHVDPQAMASLSSWARDPDPMLAWYLWRGTLCRRAEPNPGHRAIGEWSRRDGVEVNVTTQNIDDLHERGGADNIAHLHGSLFAYRCSICGKPAATPELPEEQVERVTPPACSLCGNPVRPGVVWFGESLPQKEWERAERWMREADLVVIVGTSGVVWPAAGLPAIAARQGTPIVEISPADTDLTDLATWSIRATAAEGVPALLAALDDQPLDNSVPGNPAD from the coding sequence ATGTCTCACCACACCGAACAAGCTGACCAGAATCCGCATCGCCGGTTGCCCTCTGACCTCCGCGAAGCCATCCGCGCCGCTCGCTGCGTGAACTTCTTCACCGGCGCTGGCATGAGCGCCGACTCCGGCCTTGACACGTTCCGCGATGCCCAAACCGGCATCTGGTCCCACGTCGATCCGCAGGCCATGGCTAGCCTCTCGTCCTGGGCGCGGGACCCCGATCCCATGCTCGCTTGGTACCTGTGGCGCGGCACCCTCTGCCGCCGTGCGGAACCAAACCCTGGCCACCGAGCAATTGGTGAATGGTCGCGGCGTGATGGCGTCGAAGTTAATGTGACAACCCAAAACATCGACGACCTGCACGAGCGAGGTGGGGCGGACAACATCGCCCACCTCCACGGCAGCCTGTTCGCGTACCGTTGCTCCATCTGCGGCAAGCCCGCTGCAACCCCCGAGTTGCCAGAAGAGCAAGTCGAGCGCGTCACCCCACCCGCCTGCAGTCTGTGCGGGAACCCCGTGCGACCCGGCGTGGTGTGGTTCGGGGAATCCCTGCCGCAGAAAGAGTGGGAGCGCGCCGAACGGTGGATGCGGGAGGCGGATCTCGTGGTGATCGTCGGCACCTCCGGCGTGGTGTGGCCTGCCGCTGGCTTGCCCGCCATCGCGGCGCGACAAGGCACGCCCATCGTGGAGATCTCGCCGGCCGATACGGACCTCACCGACCTGGCCACGTGGTCGATCCGCGCTACGGCTGCTGAGGGTGTGCCGGCGCTGCTCGCCGCCCTCGACGACCAGCCTCTCGACAACTCGGTCCCCGGCAACCCAGCCGACTAA